The genomic interval AAGCAAGAAAAATAGATATACCAGACCCTGTTTATGCTGCTGTAATTGCCGAGCTTGCAGGAGCGGATGGAATAACTGTGCACTTAAGGGGAGATAGAAGACACATTAAAGAGAGAGATGTTGAATTGCTCTCAAAATTCATTAAAACAAGGCTGAACATTGAAATGGCAACCACCACTGAAATGTTTGAAATTGCCTGCAAAATCAAACCTTATAGCGTAACATTGGTACCTGAAAAAAAGGAAGAAGTAACAACTGAAGGAGGCCTTGATGTAATCCTTCACCAGTCTGTTTTAAAAACCCTTATTCCTGAATATAAATCACATAACATAAAGATTTCTATTTTTGTTGACCCAGATAATGAACAGATTAAAAGGTGTATAAAACTAAATGCAGATATAATTGAAATTAATACAGGTAAATATGCAGAAACTGAAGACGAAAGGGAAAGAGAATTAGAACTTGAGAAAATCAAAAATGCAGCAAGGTTTGCAGCAAAATCAGGATTGAAGGTTGCAGCAGGCCACGGGTTAAACTATAGAAATGTAAAACCAATCGCACAAATTCCTGAAATTGAAGAGTTAAATATAGGGCATGCAATTATAGCGAGAGCAATATTTGTAGGGCTTGATAAAGCTGTAAGAGAGATGAAGGAATTGATTAAAAAGGAGAAGTAAATGAGAAAAACGATTTTAGTTGTATTAACTCTACTGTTTGTAAATGCTATTTTTGCAGAAACAATATGCATAAAAGTAGATAACCCCTCACCTGCACTTTTTAAAAGCATTGCAAATGAATTAAAAGATTACTCTCAGAAATTATACAGGGTCGAGACCTTTAATATTGATAAAGCAACAAAAACAATCAAAGGGGAGAGATTATTTAAAGTTAAAAAAAGAAACAAAAAAAAGTTGTTGATAGGCACTCCAGTTGATGATTTCAGGAAAAAGCCTAAGTGGAAAAAAGAAAAAATTGAAATCACCGCAAAAATTGAAAAAAATGAAATATGCATCTCCGTTGATTTAACTGCTTATAATAAAAGAACGAGAAAATGGCACAAACTGAGAAGTGATAATTTACTTGAAGAACACATGGCATCATATATCCTTTCTAAAACATTAAAGGGAGAGACATTGTGGAGCATAGGAAATATCACTGTAGATGAGAATGGGATATCCAAAAAGATTTTAAATTTAACAAAATTCAAGGTTGATAGCGTAGATATATCAGTAGACCCATCAACTGGAATAAAAAGTGTCAATTTTAACCTATTAAAAGGAAATAACCTTGTTGTTTACAAAGTGTTAATGATTGGGGATATTCAAGATGTAAACTCTGCACTTAGCTTTTTTAAATCTCATTTCCTTGCCTATAATCCTATATCAAAAACCCCAAAAGTATACGATTATTACTGGGAATATGCAAAACATGGAGAGATTATGGACGGGATGCATAAATTACAGCTAATCACTGCATTGGGATACCCTGATAAAATTGTTAAAAAAAATAAAAATACCCAAATTTTTGTTTATAATTTTGACGGAAAAACATATAATTATACTCTTATAAAAAATGAATTGTCTCTTGGAGATTAATTTAAGATGAAAAAAATAAATTTTTTCTTGACAGTAAAGGAGTTTGCTAATAATATTAACCCGTAATTACATGTTTAAATCTCACAAGGAAACTTGTGAAATAATGAAGGAGGCTTTTATGAACAAAACTGATTTAGTAAATGCTGTTGCCGAGAAAACTGGTCTCTCAAAAGTCAAAGCTGCTGAAGCTGTTGATGGTGTTATCAGTGCTATTGGCGATACTTTGAAAAATGGGGACAAAGTATCTCTCGTTGGTTTTGGAACTTTTGAAGTTGTTGAAAGAGCAGCAAGAAAGGGAAGAAACCCTCAGACTGGAAAAGAAATTACCATCCCAGCTAAAAAGGTTGTTAGATTTAAACCTGGCAAAAAGCTTAAAGACCTTGTAAACTAAATTGAAGGGTTTGAGAAAATAAAAAGGGGGCTATAAAAGCCCCCTTTTTTTATATGAAAAAATAAAAAGACTAAAATAGCCCGGGGAATCCTAATCCACCTAATCCCTTCATTGATGATTCAACCTCTTCATCAACCTTTCTATAACCCTCTGATAAAGCTGCAACAATCAAATCTTCAAGCATCTCTTTGTCTTCAATAATTGAATCATCCTCAATCTTTAAAGACAATACCTCTTTATGCCCGTTCAACACAACCTTAACAGCACCACCTCCACTTGTTGCCTCTACCCTCAACTCTTCAAGTTTCTTCTGCAACATCTGTTGCATTTTTTTTGCCTGTTTCATTAAAAAATTAATATCTGCCATAATTCCTCCATTTATTTAATTATTCTTTCAATCCTTCCCTCAAACTCCTCCAATATTTTCTTTACAAGAGGATGATTTGCAATTTTTTCACTTTCTGACACGGGGTTATTGTTCCCCCCTGATATCTCAAGATTCAACTTTATCCTTTTTTGAAATTTAATATGAGCATTTCCCTCAATTGATTTAAAAACCTTGTTTTCTATTAACTCTTTCACTGAATTTGGCAAAGGGTGAAGGTTAACGGTTATTATATCTCCCTCTAAATCAAGTTTAGCTTTTCTTAAAATAGGGGCTATTTCTTCAAAATCTTCGAAACTCTTTCTTACAAAATTTAAAATATCATCACCTTTATCTGAATGATTTTCTTTCAATTGGTTTTCATCTAAATTTAAATTTTGCAATTTTTCACTTTCAGTTTTTGTAGTGGTTTTATTTATTAGTTTTTTTTTTGAAATCAACTCTGAAATTGGCATAACCTTTGAAGCAAAAACCATTTTAAACAGCAATAGTTCTACTGCTATACGAGGATTAAAGGATTCCCTTACAAACCTTTCATTTTGAAGGATAACATTAAGATATCTAATTACATCCTCAACTGAAAATTTTTTCTCCTTTAATTCTTCAGGGAAAAAGTCTTTGTCATTATTAACAATAGCATGTAAAAGGTTGTTAAAAAATTCTCCAAGCCTTAAAACAAACTTAACAAAATCTGTATTTCTCTCCTCTAATTTATCAAGAATGTCAACAATAGACTTTCTATCATCGTTTACAATTGCTTTAAATATTTTGAAAAATACTGTTGAATCAGGAACCCCAAGAACAATTGAAACATCTTCCTCCGTTATCTTTCCACCTGAAAAAGAAACAATCTGGTCAAGAAGGCTTTGAGCATCTCTCATACTTCCTTCTGAGGCGTCTACAATCAACTTTAAAGCACTTTCTTCAATGTCAATACCCTCTTTGTCGCAAATATCCTTTAAATGCCTGATAATTTGAACAGGGGGGATTTTCTTAAACTCAAAAATCTGACACCTTGAACGGATTGTTGCTGGGATCTTATGAGGTTCAGTTGTTGCAAGTATAAAAACCACATAGGAAGGCGGCTCTTCAATTGTTTTTAAAAGAGCGTTAAAAGCATGAGTTGAAAGCATGTGAACTTCATCAATTATAAAAACCCTGTACCTATCTCTAATAGGCGGGTATTGAACAATCTCTTTTAAATTCCTTATATCATCCACCCCTTTGTTTGACGCTGCATCTATCTCCATTACATCAATATCTCTTCCCTCTGCAATCTCTTTGCAGGCATCACATTCAAGGCAGGGTTCAACAGTTGGACCGTTTTTGCAATTCAAAGCCTTAGCATAAATCCTTGCAGTTGAGGTTTTCCCCGTTCCCCTTAAACCTGAAAAAATAAGTGAGTGGTGGATTCTTCCTTCAGCAATGGAGTTTTTCAGCGTTTGAATTACCGCTTCCTGGCCTATAACTTCATCAAAGGTGGCAGGTCTCCATTTCCTTGCAATAACGCTGTAACTCATATTCATCCTTTTATGAAATACTTTGCGGGAGTCTGGTTACCTGCGGCACACGGCAAATATCCTTAGTGCTGCTCCCGTCAGGGCCTGACACGGTTCGGATACCGCCGTTGCACAGGACCAGACCCCCGTAAAGTATTCCGTATAAAAATGGCGGAGAGGGCGGGATTCGAACCCGCGGTACCTTGCGGTACACACGATTTCCAGTCGTGCACCTTCGTCCACTCGGTCACCTCTCCTTAAAGTTTACAAAGAACAATCAAGCAGTAAAAAAGATACCATAAAATGAACAATTAGTAAACGGTAATTTACTCTCCGTAAAACTTATTTTCTTTAATTATTTCAAGTAAATTCTTGTACACACTTACCTCGTCGGTCTCCATTTTGTTTAAGAACTCTCTCACATCCTGCCTTACCCTGTTTTTTAACTCACACTTTATTTCAATATCCTTTAAAACCATTAAATTTGCATACCTTAAAATATCCTTTTTAAAAACAAAGGCAAAAGGCCTTACAACAAAGAATTTCCCGTTAAAGTAATTGCGACACAAAGGCATTGATTCCAACCTTTTATGATACAAAGCATTCCAGATAAAATTTTCTGCATAATCGTTTGCAATATGGCCAAAGGCAACAAATTTTATCCCTCTTCCCTCACAAAACTTAAAAACCTCTATCTTTCTCAACCTTGCACACAAACTGCAATTAAAGTTATCAAAGTCTTTTCTTTCAGGAAAAATATTTATAACATCGTCAAACCTAACCGGCTTTAAATCACCCTTCCCTAAAACAACATTCACCCCGTAAACCCTTCCTTCAAATTTTCTCAACTTATAGTATTCCTTCAAAAATGTATAGAGGGACAGGCTATCAAGCCCACCAGACACCCCGACAACAACATCCTTGCCTAAAAACCCGCACACCTTATCAACTTCAAGAATTGAATAAACAAACTTCTTAAAAATCCTCTTGTAAATACTTTGATTTTTTACATTCTCCATATCGCTAAAATTATAACCTATCTTAAACAAGAAAAAAATGTAATAAATAGAGTATAATTATAAAGACTAAAAAAAGGAGAGTGATATGGCAAATTCAAATAGATTAAAAGAAATTTTAAGAAGAATAAACGGAAGAGGATACAAGGCTTACAAAGACATTAAAGGAATTTATGAATTTACAAACTTTACCCTTGAGATAACCCATGTACAGGGAGACCCCTTTGCGTCCCCTTCAAGCCTGATTGCAACTATAAAATTAAACAACACCCAGTTAACAGAAGATACCTATAAAACAAAGGAAAGAAGAATAGCAACCTGCGATTTTTTAACAAGGTTGTTTGATAAAAACTGCAAAAGGTTAAGCAGGGGCTTGAGGGGCACAGGAAACAGCGGAATAATATCAATCCAAAAGTGCGGTCAGGAAATATTAGAAAGAAGTTCCGCTGTAATAGATACTGAAAATAAAGCCCTTGAATTCAGGTTTTACGCAGGCCTACCTGCAAGGGGGAGAAGTGTTTTAGGAAAGATTGCTGAGGAAATGTTTTTTAAAGAGATTGTTGACATTGTTTACTATTCCACACATTTTGACGACACAACTTACAACAATCTGCTAAAGCATATAAAAGTGTATGGGGATTACTGCTTTATTAAAAAATCATTAAAAGAAAAAAGACTTGTTGCATTTATCCCAAACGGAAGCATTTTGCCAAGGAGAAGCGGTATTGACGAGAGACCGCCTGAATTAAACAAGACAACTATCATTCCCTTTAAATCACCTGAAAGCCTTTTGGTTGAGTTTGATTTGCCTAACTATGGAAAGATACACGGTATGGGAATACCTGAGGGAGTAACCGTTATTACAGGCGGGGGATTTCACGGGAAATCAACCCTTTTAAAGGCAATTGAAAGGGGGATTTACGGGCACATCCCCGAGGATGGAAGAGAACTTGTTGCAACAGTTGAAAATGCTGTAAAAATAAGGGCAGAAGACGGCAGAAACATTGAAGGTGTTGACATTTCATTTTTTATAAAAGACCTTCCATTTAAAAAGGATACAAAAAACTTTTCAACAGAAAATGCAAGCGGTTCAACATCAATGGCGGCAAATATTGTTGAGGCTATTGAGTGTGGGGCAGAACTCTTTTTAATTGACGAAGACACATCAGCAACAAACTTTTTAATCAGGGATGAAAAAATAAGGGAAATAGTAAAAAAAGAGCCAATTACCCCCTATATTGATGTTGCAAAATCCCTTTACAAAGATTACGGTATCTCAACAATCATTATTACAGGGGGAAGCGGAGATTACTTTGATGTTGCCGACAGAGTAATTTTAATGGATGAATATTTGCCATACGATGTTACAGACAATGCTGTAAAACACAGAAATAGGTTTAACAAAAAAGCAAATATTGAGATAAAAAAAAGGGTTATTACCCTTCCCTCCCCCCAAAAGGGGAAAAGGGAAAAGATTGCTTCAAAGGGGAAAAACTCAATTCAATTCGGGAAAAGCAGTATAGATTTAAACCTTGTTGAACAGATTGCCGAAGCAAACCAGACTGAATTTATTGGCCTTGTATTAAGGTTTCTTTATATGGATAAAACAGAAAATCCAACAGTTGACAAAATTGAACACATTTTAAGCAAAATAGAAAAAGACGGCTTTGTTAAATACAAAAGCGGGAATTTAGCACTTGCAAGAAAATACGAAATAATGGCTGCAATCAATAGATTAAGGGGAATAAGAATCTCAAAATAAAAAAAGGGGCTTTTGCCCCTTTTTTACAATCTTCTCTATTTTTTCCCCTCAAATTTTTTTAATGTTTTTTCCATATCCTTTAAATATGCCTGCTTTCTCATTTCCTTTATATTCTTTGCCTTTTTAAGCAAATCAATTGCCTGTTTTTCAGTTTCAATAGCCTTGTTTCTTTCACCTTTTAAAAAATACAAATTGGCAAGAGTATCAAGGTAAAGGGGATGGTTATCATAAGAGATTGCCTTCTGACAAAGGGATATTAAGTAATCGTCTGAATACTTTGCCTCCACAAAATTCCAGCACATATTATTTATAAAATCTGCAATAGTATTCTTTTTCATCTTTTTTACAAGGCTTAATTTATTTAACACAAAATCTATAAAATGTTTTGAATCATCTATTCTATTTTCTTTCAAAAGAAAACTAATTACCAATTTTGAATAAACTTTTACTTCCAGATAGCTTCTTTCTCCATAGACAATTTTTTTGTAGGCTAAATCACACTCTTTTAATCTTTGCTTAAAAAAAGTTAAACACTCATTCTCAATACAACCTATTTGTTGACAATAATAAATTATAATCGGGCCAATCAAAGACTGTTTTGTTTTAAACATCTTTTTTATTCTGGAATCAAAATCAATAAGCTTTATCCCTATTTCTTTTACATCTTCAATTTTTTTCTCGTTTTTAGCCAACAATCCCAATTTACAGTATATAAAAGCAACAGAATTAATTTGATGACTACATTCAACTTTGGATAAATCTTTTGGTACAACATTTTCTAATCTTTCTAAAGTCTCAAAAACCCTTTTCTTTTCACCATTTGCATAAAGAATTTTTAAAGCATTGGCAAGTTGATTGGGATATTTTTCCAGCAATATTTTTAATGAAAAATCGGAAAAAAGTTTATCCGCATTATCAACTTTACCTTTGTATTGGTTAGACAAATCAAATAAATCAATAAGAACAAGATTCTCATATCTATCGGGAAGTGTTTCAGCAAATGATTTAATCTCTCTATAAAAAGTCATTATTTCTTGTTTATTTTTAGTATTCTTTCTATAACGATTTTTAAGTGCTGAAATAAAACTTAGCAATGCTTTGGTTTTCAATTTCAGATTTTTGGTATCTAAATTTTTAAAAATCTCATTAAAAACCTTAACAGATAAATCTAAATCCGAAACCCTTAAAGAATTGGCAAAATAATAAGCATCTTCAAAACTAACCCTATTGTTTTTTACAAGGTTTAAAATATTATCTTTTGAAATAAAAACCCCAGCCTTTGAGAGCCAGGATTTATAAAAATCAATATCTAACTGCACTCCCAAGGTGGAAATTATTCTTTTGCCATTTGAATCAAAGACTATTAAAGTTGGAACTTTTGTTACCTTATACTTTTCAAATAACTCTTTACCTAAATCTGTCGTTTCTTCAACATAAACAGGGATTAGGTCTTTTAAAACAAATTTAAAATCATCTCTCATAAAAACCTTATACTTTAATAATTCGCAGCCTCCACACATTTTACTTGCAAAAACAACAAAAAGCTTTCTATTTTCCTTCTTTGCTTTTTCTAAAGCTTTGTCAAAGCTTTGTTCTGTAAACCATTTTAGATTTCCCATCTCCTTAAATTCTGACACTTTTTTGTTTTGCGGCAATTTAGTTTTAACAGATTCTTTTTTACCGCAGGACACAAAAATAAAACTCATTATCAGAAACAAAACAAAAAACTTTTTCATAAACAACTCCTTACTAATCGGCTTTATACAAAAAAATTGTAAAATACGAACTTTAAAAATTAAAGTTAAAAAATTAAAAAAATTACATAAATAAATCAATTGTTAATTGTTAAAGTGCAAAGGTAAGGATTTTTTCTATATTTTCTTTTGAGTACTTATCTGTATCCATTGCCCAGAATTGCATTACTTCATAGGCTTTTTCTGCAATTTTTTCAATATCATTCTCTTTTATCCCTATTTCACCTAAACTAACAGGTGCACCGATTGATTTTAGCCAGTTTTTGAATGCTTCTATTGTATGATCAGGTTTATGATTTTCAAGTTTAAACAGGTTTTGCCCAAACCTTTTTAACAACTCTTCTTTTTCTTCTTTAACAAACCTCATCCATGCAGGCATTACAACTGCAAGCCCTGCACCGTGGGCAACATCAGGGAATAATCCGCTTATTGCGTGCTCTATTGCATGGTTTGGAAATTCACTTCTTCCAAGACCTGTTCTAATCAATCCATTAAATGCAACAGTTACAGACCACATATGATTTGCCCTGAAATTGTAATTATTTGGCTCATTTAAAATATTCTCGCAATTTTCCTTTAAAGATTTCAATACCCCATCTGCAACATTCAAAGAAAGGATATTGTATTCAGCAGTATGGTTAAAGTATGGCTCAACTATGTGGGAAATGGCATCAACAGTGCCGTAAACTATCTGCTCTTCAGGCAAGGTCATTGTGTAATTGGGATTTAGAAAAGATGCCTTTGGATATAAAACCTCTGCACCTGTTGAGAGTTTAAGGCCGTTTTCTTCGTTTGTGATTACTGATCCCATATTCATTTCAGATGCAGTCGCAGGCAAAGTTAAAACAGTAATTAAAGGCAATGCCTTTTCAGGAGTTTTCTCACCTGTATAAAAATTCCAGACATCAAAATCAACAACTGCACCAGCGGCAATTGCCTTTGATTCGTCAATAACACTTCCACCCCCTGCTGCAATTATAAAATCAACCTTTTCTTTTTTTGCCAACTCAATACCCTCTTTTGTATGGGAAAGCACAGGGTTTGGCCTTACGCCTGAAAATTCAACAAACTCTATCTCTGCTTTTTCAAGAGAGTTAACTATATCGTGGTATGCACCATTCTTTTTTATAGAGCCTTTGCCGTAAACAAGTAAAGCCTTTTTACCGTGTTTTTTAGCCTCATTTCCAAAGTATTTCATACATTTTTTACCAAAGTATACTTTAACAGGGTTAAAAAAAATAAAATCTCTCATAATCCCCCCTTAAACAGGCTTTTTTATAAGTCCTATCCCTTTTTTACCGTCTATTTTTGTAATAAAAGGCAAATCTGAAGAATAAACATCGAGGTATTTAGTTTTATTTAAAATATTCAATTTCTTTATAAAATCCCAGTCTAACCTCTGCTCTTTGTTCAAATGGTCAATGTAAAAGTACGCTATTTTTGAAGCAAGCATTTTCTGGAAAAAGTGATTTCCCTTTGAAGGTTCAACCCTGAAATCCTCTTTTGTGTATTCAACAATAACCTGTGCATTTGATATATCATTAAAATTAACAGGAATACCGTTTAGTGGATTGCTTGAGCCTAACCTTCCTGGAACAATTAAAATATAGTGTTCTCTATTTTCTTTAAATTCTGCATTTAGTTTTGCTATCTCATCTGCTATCTCAACTGTGTGCTTTCTATTAAATCTTTCAGGGGAAACAACAATAATGTGTCTCAAGTTGTTAAAAATTCCGTTTCCTAAAACCTCATTAGAAAAACAGAGGGAATTTTCAATTTCCTTTTTACCAATTAAAACCATTCCAATCCCGCTTCCAGACGCCAACGGCTTGTTTTGAAGAAGGAAGAATTGATGGTTTTTATCCCTGTTTAAATTAATTGCAAACTCTATCTCTGAAGCCTCTCCTATAGCCTCTGAAGAAATTGTAAGCAACTCAGAAATCAATTGAGAAAAGGGGAAAAACCTGTCTGAAAGAAAATGTTTAAAGGTTAACACCCTTTTCGCCCCAGGTTTTTCAAAGTCAGAAAGCATATTTTCCTCAGGTAAATAGTATTGAGAGACAAAATTTAAAGCCTCGTTTTTCTCAAATTTAGAAACCTTTAACCTCTCAAGGCCTGACAATTCTCCCTTTTTTGCATCAAATTCTGATTCCTCAAGATTAAGAGCATAAAAATACTTCTGACTATTCTTCAAACATTCTTCAGGGGTTACACAAACAGGATCAACTAAAGGATTTTTAGGAGAAATTCTTTTTATAAAATTTGACTCTTCAATTATTCTCCCAAGGCCAAATGCAAGGTAAACAACTCCATCTTCAGGTTTTAAACTTGAAACCGGATAGTAATTGTAACTTTGCGCAACGCCAGAAATTGTCGGGAAAAAGTATTTACCGTAATTTTTACCCACAACCTTTTGTATTAAAACAGCCATCTTTTCTTCGCCTAAATTATAATTTGTGTTTTTTATAAACTTTTTAGCTACCGAAGAAAAAACAGAAGCATAAACAAGTTTAATTGAGGCAATTAGATTAGCAAGCCTGTGCTCAAGTGTTTGCTCATTGTTTGCAAGCATATAGGTTTTGTAAACCCCTGCAAAAGACAGTGTTTGAGAATCTTCAAATATGGAAGAAGACCTGACAGCAATAGGCGTTTTTAATTTTTTTAATAGTTTAATAAGGTCTTTTTCCACCCCTTTAGGCAATTTTGCATTTAAAAACAGATATTTTATCTCTTCATCGCTTTCAATCTCAAAAGCCCTGTCCAATAACTTATTTTTATTCATAAAATCTTCGTAAATGTCAGTTGCAAGCACTGTTGAAAAGGGAACCTTTATGTCAACATCGGAAAATCTTTCTTCAAACCCTGTTTCAGATAACACAGCCTGAATAAAAGAAAGCCCCCTCGCCTTCCCCCCTAAAGATTCATCTCCTATTTTTACAAAAATGGTTGATTCTGCATCAGACAAAGCTTGTAAACTAATAACAGAACTTTGTTTTTTATGTTTAAGGAAATTTACTATTGTGTCTCTAAGGAATTTCTTTATCTCCATTGCATCTTTGAAATCTTCAATACTTTTAGGCCTTAAAACCTCTGCAATTTCAAACTGCGTTCTTGCCCTGAACCAGACTGAAAAGTGATTGTGAGATGCATGGTAAAGCACACTTTCGTCAGGTATATTTAAAATCTTTTCAGCAAACTCTTCTAAAGTCTTAGCCCTGTCAATTACCCTTCCATTTGGAAATTTAAAAACAAAATCCCCAAAACCAAAATCCTTAAGTATATACTTTCTCAGCTGCCCTACCATGTTTTTTGAATGTTTATGGAAAAAGTCAACGCCCAATTTTTTTGCTACTTTTTTATTTTCTAAATTTGAAGATTGCAGAATAACGCTTAAATCTTTAACCTCACTTTTTACCTTTTTTACTAACTCAAAACCTGCCTCCTTATCTAACCTTCCCCCCTTGGGATACTGAACATCTGAAATTATCCCTAAAAGATTTTTTTTATATTTTTCATAAATCTTGATTGCATCTTCAAAAGTCTCAGCAGTCAGAATTTTAGGCCTTGCCTTTACCCTAAAAATCACATCAGATTCGTTTATTGAATCTTTAATTATCTTTCTTGTCTGCTTTAAAATTTCTGTGTATATCAACGGAAGAAAAAATGAATAGTACCTTGGAGAATCCTCAACAACAAGGATAACATTAACCCCTAATTCTGTATCTCTGTCCGCATTCTTCTTATCTTCAATATATTTAATTATTGCAAGAAAAAGTTTTGAATCCCCCATCCAGTAAAAAATCTTATCTATGTATTTCTTCTCTCTTACAAGGATTAACACATCCTTTTCAACAGGGAAATAGGTTAAAAGTACAACCGGTAAATCATCTTTAATCTCTTTAACCTTTTTCCCAAATTCAATTGGGGTCATTTCAGAAAGCCTTGGCATTGTAATAACAAGATCATAACTATTATTCTTAAGAACAGACAGAGCCTCTTTTGCTGAAAACACCCTTGTTATTCTCGGGATATAGTGCAAATCCAATTCAAGAAAATCGTTAAAAATCCTCTTTGTTAATGCACCGTCTTCCTCAAGTATGTAAGCATCGTAAGGGGATGCAACAAGCAATACATCCTGAACATGATACTTCATCAGGTTGTAAAACTTGTCTGCCTTTGAAGAAAAATAATTCTTAAAAAACATAAAGTTTAATCAACAAATTGAAGTTTATAGTACTTTGGATTTAGTTCATCCCCTGTTGCCTCTTTTACAAATCTATCCCACCTATACCTTGCCCCGGGCTTGAATATCTTTTCAATAAAGTATTTGCCTATCTCTTTGTTATCACCTAAAAATGTTTGTTTTATATTGTCAGTGTGGATTATGTTCTTTGCAATATAGAAATTCATCTGTGAAGCAAATAATTCACCTAACATATAGTTGTGATAGTAAACAGGATAGGCTGAAATATGGATTTTAGCCGCCCAATCTGGATTATTCCTGTCTTTCGGTTTTTTAATTAGTTGATACTTTTCCTTTAACTGCCACCAGTAATTGTTAAAGTAATCCACTCCCTTCTCAGGGTGAGCATACATCTCTTTTTCAAACCTTGTTACAACCTGACACCACCTTGAAAAAACAAGTTGCTGGAATTTCTGCATTTTGTAAAGTTGAGGGGCAATATTCTTTGCCTCTCTATCAGACAAACCGCAGTATTTTTTCAAAAACTCAGGGTTCTTAGACTGCCTTCCAAAAAGCATTGCAACAGCCTCTGTTGTAAAGGTATGGCAGGCTTCCCTTAAAACATAGGGCAAATTTTTATCAAGGTATTTGTCATAAACAGCGTGTCCTAACTCGTGTAAAACAGTATCCATCCAGGATTCATTGTCCTTAATATTTGTTAAAATCCTGACATCCCCTTCCCTGTCAATATCGGTGCAAAAAGCATGCTGCATCTTGCCTTCTTTTTCATACAAACTGCTTCTTTCAAGAATATCTGTAACATCAAGCCCAATAGAAGCATAAAAATCCTTTGCTATATTTGCAAGGTCTTTGCCTTTGTAATATTTATCAAGGTTTACACTATCAAATGAAATCCCTTCCTGAAAAAACGGGTCTTCATAATGCCAGGGCATAATTGATTTAGAAGAAATTTTATACCTTCTTGCAAGCATTTTATCAATATCTGCCTTAACCTTCTGGTATTCAGGGGAAATCTCATTATCAAGCTTGTCAAAAAGCCCAATAATCTCCTCTGGTGTTTGCTCCTGAAGTTTAAGAGCCATTTCAAAGTAATCCTTATAACCCAATGACTTAGCAAGTTTATTCCTCAACTTTGCAAGTTCAAGAACATCTTTTGCAACAACCTTGCCAATCTGCT from Thermotomaculum hydrothermale carries:
- a CDS encoding M2 family metallopeptidase, with the protein product MKKFILFAVLILLTVSCNTKIDRENEMRLFIENYVKKVAPLVKKANLAYWEASVTGNPEKYKEAAKYEFEIAKLHSNREEFLKLREFLKEDIKDELLKRQIVLIYLSYAGKQGDPNLVKQIIDKQNEIEEKFNTFRAELNGKKVTDNELKEILRSEKKNMALRKEAWLASKQIGKVVAKDVLELAKLRNKLAKSLGYKDYFEMALKLQEQTPEEIIGLFDKLDNEISPEYQKVKADIDKMLARRYKISSKSIMPWHYEDPFFQEGISFDSVNLDKYYKGKDLANIAKDFYASIGLDVTDILERSSLYEKEGKMQHAFCTDIDREGDVRILTNIKDNESWMDTVLHELGHAVYDKYLDKNLPYVLREACHTFTTEAVAMLFGRQSKNPEFLKKYCGLSDREAKNIAPQLYKMQKFQQLVFSRWCQVVTRFEKEMYAHPEKGVDYFNNYWWQLKEKYQLIKKPKDRNNPDWAAKIHISAYPVYYHNYMLGELFASQMNFYIAKNIIHTDNIKQTFLGDNKEIGKYFIEKIFKPGARYRWDRFVKEATGDELNPKYYKLQFVD